Proteins from a single region of Oncorhynchus nerka isolate Pitt River linkage group LG18, Oner_Uvic_2.0, whole genome shotgun sequence:
- the LOC115145579 gene encoding B-cell lymphoma/leukemia 10-like gives MDSWCITDEDMAEVKKEALERLRPYLCEKLVAERHLDYLRSRRVLTRDDAEVICCRVGNSKKTGRMLDYLAENPRGLDYLVESICRVRTKDFVIGKITSEVEVVEMERREAAILSAAGSSSPVCICKERTPFVSLQSGSSEAQSIQTSLSNSEDKWGQNEASFSWSALPEGVSVSSLHSLPKPGEQGAPSLPLEDSEPGTLV, from the coding sequence ATGGACTCCTGGTGTATCACTGACGAAGACATGGCGGAGGTCAAGAAGGAAGCGTTGGAGCGTCTGCGTCCGTACCTCTGTGAGAAGCTAGTGGCAGAACGCCACCTGGACTACCTCCGGTCCAGGAGGGTCCTTACGCGGGACGACGCCGAGGTCATCTGCTGCAGGGTGGGGAACAGCAAGAAGACCGGTAGGATGCTGGACTACTTAGCCGAGAACCCCAGGGGCCTCGACTACCTCGTGGAGTCCATATGCCGAGTGAGGACAAAGGACTTTGTCATCGGGAAGATCACCAGCGAAGTCGAGgtggtggagatggagaggagagaggcggcCATCTTGTCAGCAGCAGGTAGTTCTTCGCCGGTCTGTATATGCAAAGAGAGAACTCCCTTTGTGTCATTGCAGAGTGGCAGTAGTGAAGCACAGTCCATCCAAACCTCTCTGTCCAACTCCGAAGACAAGTGGGGTCAAAATGAAGCATCCTTTTCCTGGAGTGCCCTTCCTGAAGgagttagtgtctcttctctacACAGTCTCCCAAAACCAGGAGAGCAGGGCGCCCCTTCATTGCCCCTTGAGGACTCCGAGCCCGGGACCTTAGTCTGA